The DNA sequence GCTGTCCGTATCCAAACTGGCTGCGCCAGGAACGCCTGCTGGGATTGGCTTTAATGCAATGTAATTTGTTTATGCGAAATAGTGTTGATCTGGGCGCGAATCATCTCGCTGATAGGATCTTCCGGGCACTGTTCAACAAAGTAGCTGAGATCCTGTAACGCCACGTGATCGCAATCCAGCTGGGCATAAATAAGCCCGCGATCGCGAATTTCATAGGGGTCTTCCGGGTTAAACTGCAGTAGCGCTTCGCTGGTCCGTAACGCCAGCTCCATCTGCCGCTCTTCCATCAGCGCCGATTTTAACGTGTCGAGCAGCTTGCGGATCACTTCCGCGTTATCCGCCTCATCAAGGTCTTCGTTAAACAGCTCGGCGACCGGGCTAATATTGCCCTTCAGCCACACTTCAAGCGTATGCTCGTTCAGCGTTTCACCGTTAAACGGATTAATGAGCCACATCTCTTCGCTCTCTTCAGGATCCGCGCGAAGCAGCATCTGCGTCGGGAAGATAACCGGAACCAACGGCAGCGACAAACGCTGGGCAATCCACAACAGAATCGCGCCTAACGACACCGCGCTTCCCTGACGGTTGTTCAGGACTTTATCAAGCCAGAGAACATCGGACAGACGGTAAACGCCGCGCGAATCGCTGAAGCCCCAGTCATTATAGAAAAGCTCCAGTAGACGCTCTATCTGGCGCTCCTGATCCCACGAAGAGGCGATCTCCTCCTGCGCCAGGCCCAGCAGCCGCTCCAGCTCATCCTGCACATAGTGCGTCGGAAAATCGTCGCGGATTAATTCAGAAATGAGGACCATGCCGTCACATAACGGCGCTTTATTAAATTCGAAATCAGCTAACGACCTCATGCCTTACCCCAGTAACGGTATTCTTGTGATGGCGAGTTGAATAATGATAAACAACACCACCAGGGCCAGCAGAAAGGCGACAAACCGGCTCTGCTGACTGCGCGAGCGACGACGGCCCAGCGCGATAAATCCCAATGCAATATAAATGATAACGCCAAACAGCTTTTCAGTCAGCCATGTACCTTCTTCGGTAAACGGCAGAGAGTGCGTTAATGCCATTAAACCCGCCCCGCTGAGAAACAGCAGCGTATCGCTGCAGTGCGGCACAATACGCACCCAGCGCTGGTGGAACAGGCGATGACCGCTCCAGCTCCACCAGTAGCGCAGCACGAACAGACTGACCGAAACCACTACGCAGGCAATATGCAGATACAGAACCGCGCTAAACAGATTCATGCGCCTCCCTGATATTGCCCGAGCGTCAGGCGCTCGTTGTCGCCATAGTCGCGGCAGGTGGCGATATTGCGATAGCCCGCCTCGCGAAAGATTTCACGCACGGCTTCCCCCTGAGTCCAACCGTGTTCCAGCAGCACAAAGCCGCCGGAAGTCAGAAAACGGCGACCTTCACGAATGATATGTGCCAGATCGGCCAGACCGCCGTCGGCGGCGACCAGCGCCGTTTTCGGCTCAAAGCGCACATCGCCCTGCGCAAGATGCGGGTCGGCGGCGTCGATATAGGGCGGGTTGCTGACGATAAAGTCGAACTGCTGGCCGGCAAGCGAGCTAAACCAGTGGCTTTGCTGCACGGTGACGTTCTCAATGGCGAGGTGCTCAACGTTTCGCGCCGCCAGCGCAACCGCGTCGGGCATAAAGTCAACGGCGGTGACATGACAATCCGGACGCTCGCTGGCCAGCGCCAGAGCGATAGCCCCGGTGCCGGTGCCGAGATCGAGAAGACGACACGGTTTATCAGGTAAACGCGCCAGAGTCTGCTCAACCAGGCACTCGGTATCCGGACGCGGGATCAGCGTCGCGGGCGAAACGAACAACGGCAACGACCAGAATTCACGCTGGCCCACCAGGTGAGCCACCGGCTCGCCCCGCGCACGACGGCTCAGCAGCGTTTCCAGCTCAGCGGCCTGCTCTGCCGTCAGCGTCGTTTCACCAAACGCGAAAATAAAAGTCCGCGCTTTGCCGGTCACGTGACCAAGCAAAATTTCGGCATCCCGGCGCGGGCTTTCACTTTGGCTCAGGCGGGCGATGGCCTGCGTCAGCCACTGCTGAAAAGTCATCATTCCTGCTCGGAAAGGGCTGCCAGCTGATCGGCCTGGTATTCCTGAACGATCGGCTCAATCAGCATATCCAGCTTGCCTTCCATCGCTTCATCCAGCCGGTAAAGCGTCAGGTTGATGCGATGATCGGTCACCCGGCCCTGCGGATAGTTATAGGTGCGGTTGCGGTCGCTGCGATCGCCGCTGCCCAGCAGGTTGCGCCGTTCGGAGGCTTCCGCCTGCTGCCGCCTGGACACTTCCGCGGCGCGGATACGCGCGCCCAGCACCGATAGCGCTTTGGCTTTGTTTTTGTGCTGAGAACGTTCGTCCTGACACTCGACGACAATGCCGGTCGGCAAGTGGGTAATACGAATCGCTGAATCGGTGGTGTTAACGTGCTGACCACCCGCGCCGGAGGAGCGGAAGGTATCAATACGCAGGTCCGCCGGATTGATATCCGGCATTTCGGCTTCCGGCAGCTCCGGCATCACCGCCACGGTACAAGCGGAAGTATGGATACGGCCCTGAGATTCGGTAGCCGGAACGCGCTGAACGCGATGGCCGCCGGATTCAAACTTCAGACGCCCATAGACGCCGTCACCGCTAATTTTCGCGATCACTTCTTTAAAGCCGCCGTGCTCGCCTTCGCTGGCGCTCATGATTTCCACACGCCAGCGGCGTGATTCCGCGTAACGGCTGTACATACGGAACAGATCGCCGGCGAACAGCGCCGCTTCGTCGCCGCCGGTACCGGCGCGAACTTCCACAAAAGCGTTGCGCTCATCGTCCGGATCTTTAGGCAGCAACAGAACCTGCAGCTGCTGCTCCATCTGTTCGCCCTTTTCTTTCGCTTCGAGCAGCTCTTCCTGCGCCATTTCACGCATTTCCGGATCGTCGAGCATCATTTGCGCGGCTTCGATATCATCCTGCAGCTGTCGCCAGTCGGTGTAACAGCGGGCAACATCGCTCAACTGCGCGTATTCGCGCGATAACGCGCGGAACTTATCCTGATCGGCGATAGTCGCGGCATCGCCGAGTAGCGCCTGAACTTCCTCATGGCGTTCGTAAAGGGCTTCCAGTTTGGCAACAATAGAAGGCTTCATAGGCGTGAATTCACCCTGTCCTGAAAATAGAGAGAAAGGTGCGCTATTCCAGCCCGAGGCTGTTGCGCAGAATATGCAGACGTTCATCATCCCCGTCACGGGCGGCCTGCTGAAGAGATTTGGTTGGCGAATGGATCAGGCGGTTAGTTAATTTGCGCGCCAGGTCCTGCATGATTTCCTGCGCATCGCCGCCCTGATTCAGCGCAGCCAGCGCTTTTGCCGTCAGCTCCTCACGGACCTGCTCGGCCTGGGAGCGATATTCGCGGATAGTCTCGCTGGCGCTCTGGGCGCGCAGCCAGGCCATAAACTCGCTGGTTTCCTGCTCAACAATGGTTTCCGCCTGTACCGCCGCGGCTTTACGCTGCGCCAGATTATGCTGAATGATGTTTTGCAGGTCGTCCACGCTGTAGAGATAGGCGTTCGCCAGTTTGCCAACTTCCGGCTCGACATCGCGCGGAACGGCGATATCGACCAGCAGCATCGGCTGATTGCGACGCGCTTTCAGCGCGCGCTCCACCATCCCTTTTCCAATAATCGGCAGCGGGCTGGCGGTGGAACTAATAATAATATCGGCCTCTTTCAGCCGCTCGTCGATATCGCTCAGCGCAATCACTTCTGCGCCGACTTCATCAGCCAGCGCCTGAGCGCGCTCGCGGGTGCGGTTGGCAATCACCATTTTGCGCACTTTATGCTCGCGCAAATGGCGAGCCACCAGCTCAATGGTCTCACCGGCGCCGACCAGCAGCACGGTAACGCTGGATAAAGATTCAAAGATTTGCCGGGCCAGCGTACAGGCGGCAAAAGCTACGGAGACCGCGCTGGCGCCGATATCGGTTTCGGTACGTACGCGTTTGGCCACCGAGAACGACTTCTGGAACATACGCTCCAGCTCGCTCACGTGCAGATGCCCGCGGCTGGAATCAGCAAACGCTTTTTTCACCTGCCCGAGGATCTGCGGCTCGCCAAGCACCAGCGAATCAAGGCCGCTGGCGACGCGCATTAAATGGCTGACTGCATCGTTGTCCTGATGCCAGTAAAGGCTGTTGCGCAGATCTTCTTCGTTTAAGCCGTGGTAGTCGCACAGCCAGCGGATGAGAACTTCCTGAAGGTTATCCTGCTCTTCGACGCTGAGATAGAGTTCCGTTCGGTTACAGGTCGACAGCACCACCCCGCCCTGCACCATTGGCTGGGCAAGTAAGCTCTCCAGCGCCTGATCGAGCGTATCCGGCGAAAACGTTACGCGTTCTCGCAGCGCTACAGGAGCTGTTTTATGGTTAATGCCAAGAGCTAATAGGGTCATTGTGAGGGAGTAGTACCAGCGTTGCTAAGGTTAGTCTGCAGGCATCATACAGGATGCGCGTAATCAATAAAAGAGAGGCTCCCCTTTTGGAGTAATAGCTAATCTGTAATAGCCATTAACGGTAATTTTTTGATTTCAGACAACTTGAACGTAGACGCTACCGCCCGGCAACGCTAGCATTAATGGTTATTATTGTAACCCGCTACACAAATCGGCCGCCTGTTTCTCTCATTCGCCGTATTTCACTGTAGACATCAAGGATTTGTCATCATTATGAATCGACTGTTCCGCCTGTTGCCGCTGGCAAGCCTCGTTCTGACCGCCTGTACAATTAATGCACCGAAAGGGCCTGGTAAAAGCCCGGATTCTCCGCAGTGGCGTCAGCACCAGCAAGATGTCCGCAATCTTAATCAGTTCCAGACGCGCGGCGCTTTTGCTTATCTCTCAGATGAACAAAAGGTGTATGCCCGCTTCTTCTGGCAGCAAACCGGCCAGGATCGCTATCGCCTGCTGCTGACGAACCCTCTCGGCAGCACCGAGCTATCGCTAACCGCCCAACCGGGCAGCGTACAGCTTATTGACAATAAAGGAAAAACCTACACGGCTACCGATGCGGAAGAGATGATTGGCCGCCTGACCGGCATGCCGATTCCGCTCAATAGCCTGCGTCAATGGATTATCGGCCTGCCGGGCGACGCCACCGACTACTCTCTTGACGACCAGTACCGCCTGCGCGAACTGAACTACGCCCAGAACGGCAAAACCTGGCACGTTACTTACGGCGGCTACACCTCCGACACCAAACCTTCGCTCCCGGCCAATATGGAACTTAACGACGGCAGTCAGCGCATCAAGCTGAAAATGGATAACTGGATTGTGAAATGATGACCCGCTGGCCTTCACCCGCAAAGCTGAACCTGTTTTTGTACATTACCGGGCAGCGCGCCGACGGCTATCACACGCTGCAGACGCTGTTTCAGTTTCTCGATTATGGCGACACGCTGACGATTGAACCGCGCGGCGATGGCCAACTGCGTCTTCTGACGCCGGTTGACGGCGTGCCGGATGAAGAGAACCTGATTATCCGCGCGGCCAGGCTACTAATGCAGGCGGCGGAAAAAGCCGGGACGCTGCCCGTCGGCAGCGGTGCCGATATCAGTATCGACAAGATTCTACCGATGGGCGGCGGCCTCGGCGGCGGCTCATCCAACGCCGCAACCGTACTGGTGGCGCTTAATCATATATGGGGCTGTCATCTTTCAGAAGATGAGCTGGCGGCGTTGGGTCTGCAGCTGGGCGCCGACGTGCCGGTTTTCGTCCGCGGACATGCGGCCTTTGCCGAAGGCGTAGGGGAAATTCTGACCCCGGCTGAACCCGAGGAAAAATGGTACCTGGTGGCGCATCCTGGAGTCAGCATTCCAACGCCGATCATTTTTCGCGATCCGGAGCTGCCGCGTAATACACCGTCCAGGTCAATTAATACGTTATTAAAATGTAAATTCGGCAATGATTGCGAGGTTATCGCAAGAAAACGTTTTCGTGAGGTTGATGCAGCGCTTTCCTGGCTGTTAGAATATGCGCCGTCGCGCCTGACTGGCACCGGTGCATGTGTTTTTGCTGAATTTGACACAGAATCCGCCGCTCGTCAGGTGCTTGAAAAAGCCCCGGCATGGCTGCATGGCTTCGTGGCGCGAGGTGTTAACATCTCTCCGCTCAAGCAGGCGCTGCGCTAATTTTTGCTGGTTTCAGCAAATTCGGTGAAAACGCCGGGGATACTGAGTTACGGTGACAACGTCACCCTGTTCCAGACGTTGCATCGGGCTCTTTAAATACACCGCCTGGATGAAATCGTGCCTGCCCGCACAGTTTTTGGCCCATTTCATCCACCACTGGACGCATGCCTGAGGTTCTTCTCGTGCCTGATATGAAGCTTTTTGCTGGTAACGCCACCCCGGAACTAGCACAACGTATTGCCAACCGCCTGTACACTTCTCTTGGCGACGCCGCTGTAGGTCGTTTTAGCGACGGCGAAGTCAGCGTACAAATCAATGAAAACGTACGCGGTGGTGATATTTTCATCATCCAGTCCACTTGTGCTCCCACCAATGACAACCTGATGGAACTGGTTGTTATGGTTGATGCTCTGCGTCGTGCTTCGGCAGGTCGTATCACCGCTGTAATCCCCTACTTCGGTTATGCTCGCCAGGACCGTCGTGTTCGTTCCGCTCGTGTTCCTATTACCGCGAAAGTGGTTGCTGATTTCCTGTCCAGCGTTGGCGTCGACCGCGTTTTGACCGTTGATCTGCACGCAGAACAAATTCAGGGCTTCTTTGACGTTCCGGTTGATAACGTATTCGGCAGCCCGATCCTGCTGGAAGATATGCTGCAGCTGAACCTGGATAACCCTATCGTCGTTTCTCCGGACATCGGCGGCGTTGTTCGCGCCCGCGCTATCGCCAAGCTGCTGAACGATACCGATATGGCTATCATCGACAAACGCCGCCCGCGCGCTAACGTTTCTCAGGTGATGCACATCATCGGTGACGTTGCTGGCCGCGACTGCGTGATGGTTGACGACATGATCGATACCGGCGGTACCCTGTGTAAAGCGGCTGAAGCGCTGAAAGAGCGCGGCGCGAAGCGCGTATTCGCTTACGCAACGCACCCGATCTTCTCCGGCAACGCCATCCAGAACATCAAAAACTCGGTGATTGATGAATTCGTCGTCTGCGATACCATTCCGCTGACGCCGGAAATCAGAGCGCTGGAAAAAGTCCGTACTCTGACGCTGTCTGGTATGCTGGCCGAAGCGATTCGTCGTATCAGCAACGAAGAATCTATCTCTGCTATGTTCGAGCATTAATCGGACCTGGCACAAAAACCCGCTGCGGCGGGTTTTTTTGTCTCTGAACCTTTTATTCTTCCACAAAATCATTCGGCATGCGTTGATGCGGCAAGTGAATGTATTCCCGGGAGCGTAGGTTAGTACGTGACCGGGTAAATGAACGCAGCCAACACAGAGGCATCCCGAAGGATGACGTGGAAATGACTAATGCCTCCTTCACCTGCCATTTAGTTGACAGATGATGCGCTCATGGATGAAACATTATTGTGAACAGATTATTTTCCTCACACGTGATGCCTTTCCGCGCCCTCATCGACGCTTGCTGGAAAGAGAAATATACCGCTTCGCGGTTTACCCGCGATGTAATTGCCGGGATTACCGTCGGAATTATCGCTATTCCGCTGGCGATGGCTCTGGCAATTGGTAGCGGCGTGGCGCCGCAGTACGGTCTCTATACCTCCGCAGTGGCGGGGATCGTCATTGCATTAACCGGCGGCTCGCGCTTCAGCGTTTCCGGGCCAACCGCCGCATTCGTGGTGATTCTGTACCCGGTCTCACAGCAGTTCGGCCTGGCAGGACTGCTGGTTGCGACGTTAATGTCGGGGATCTTCCTGATTCTGTTCGGCCTGGCACGCTTTGGCCGCCTGATCGAGTATATTCCACTATCGGTTACCCTTGGCTTCACCTCGGGGATCGGTATCACCATTGCTACCATGCAGATTAAAGATTTTCTCGGCCTGCAAATGGCGCACGTGCCGGAACATTATCTGCAGAAAGTCGGCGCGCTGTTTATGGCTCTACCCACCGTGAATCCCGGCGATGCCGCCATCGGCATTGTCACGTTGGGTACGCTGATCCTCTGGCCGCGCCTCGGTATTCGTCTGCCGGGCCATCTTCCGGCCCTGCTGGCAGGCTGCGCGGTGATGGGCGTGGTCAATCTGTTTGGGGGCAACGTCGCCACCATTGGCTCACAGTTCCACTATATTCTCGCCGACGGCAGCCAGGGCAACGGTATTCCACAGCTGCTGCCGCAGCTGGTGCTGCCGTGGGATATGCCGGGTTCAGACTTCACGCTCAGCTGGGCTTCACTGCAGGCGCTGCTGCCAGCGGCGTTTTCCATGGCGATGCTCGGCGCGATTGAATCCCTGCTCTGCGCCGTAGTGCTGGACGGCATGACCGGCACCAAACACAAGGCCAACAGCGAGCTCGTAGGCCAGGGTCTTGGCAATATCGTCGCTCCGTTCTTCGGCGGCATTACCGCCACCGCCGCCATCGCCCGCTCGGCGGCCAACGTCCGCGCCGGGGCAACTTCGCCGGTTTCCGCCGTGATCCACGCGGTGCTGGTCATCATGGCGCTGCTGATCCTCGCCCCCCTGCTCTCCTGGCTGCCGCTTTCCGCTATGGCCGCGCTACTGCTGATGGTGGCATGGAATATGAGCGACGCGCATAAAGTCGTTAACCTGCTGCGCTATGCGCCTAAGGACGACATCATCGTTATGTTGATGTGCATGTCGCTGACCGTACTGTTTGATATGGTCATTGCGATTAGCGTCGGTATTGTGCTCGCCTCCCTGCTATTTATGCGCAGGATCGCGCGTATGACCCGCCTCGCGCCGGTCAAGGTTGAGGTTCCGGATGACGTTCTGGTACTGCGGGTAATTGGCCCGCTGTTTTTCGCTGCCGCGGAAGGATTGTTTACCGATCTGGAAACCAGAGTGGCAGGCAAGCGTATCGTCGTGCTGAAGTGGGACGCGGTACCGGTGCTGGATGCTGGCGGACTGGACGCCTTCCAGCGTTTCGTGAAGAAACTGCCGGAAGGCTGTGAACTGCGCGTTTCCAACCTGGAGTTTCAGCCGCTGCGCACCCTGGCGCGAGCGGGCGTCAAACCGATCGCGGGTCGTCTGAGCTTCTACCCGGACCGTAACGCCGCGCTGGCGGATATTTAATTACCCGGCGGCAGGCCTCGATGCCTGCCGCATCATCACGCCAATGGCCTGCTTAAATCCATTCACGCTTCCTGCGTTAAATGAGACTCCCACTCCACGACAATAACACCTGTCATTTACGTCAGGGACATCAACTGTACAAATGAGTTTTTGGCGGGATATCTGGCAGACGAGACGAAATTTAGACAATACTTCAAGAACAACCTGAACAGGCAGCTTTAAACCCCACCAGCCGTTCACAACGGCCGGTGGTCTGGAATTCACTTAGCTGTGGCGATGCTGATCGCGGCGGCAGCGTTTGTCATAGTGGCGAACCCACCAGTATCTGTCGCTCACCTGTTCATGACCGCCGATACGGGCGCCAGCCAGCCACAGTACCGCGCCGACAAAGATACTCAAGATCGCGCCGTGTGCGAAAAACTGCGGCAGGTCAAGCTGCGGAAGCTGGTTTAAAATAGAATAACCAACGCCGACAACCATGACGACCAACCCCAACCCCATCAGCACATTACCGAGTAACGAAGCGTTTCTGCGTTTCATATGTCACCTCCGGAACCTTGGGTTGCATGGGAATATCCCCAAATCTTATAGGTGTAGTATAGACAATGGCCAATATAGCGATTGCGTGGACGATCACATAAGCGAACATCTTGCCAACAAAAGTTTACAAATAACCCACTGAACAACATCAAATTCTAATTATTCAAACCCGTTATTATCTTCGCCAGCCGCGCTTCGCTGGCAGAATTTTGTCAACCGCGCGCGCAGACAGTACACTACGCGCCAGAGAAAGACCCAAGCAGGATAAAAAAGTGACCATAAAATTGATTGTCGGCCTGGCGAATCCCGGGGCTGAATACGCAGCGACCCGACATAACGCCGGCGCCTGGTACGTAGATTTACTGGCAGAGCACCACCGCGCGCCGCTGCGCGAAGAGAGCAAATTCTTCGGCTACACCTCGCGGATTAACCTTGCAGGCGAAGATGTTCGGCTGCTGGTGCCGACGACCTTTATGAATCTCAGCGGTAAAGCCGTCGGCGCGATGGCCACCTTCTTTCGCATCAACCCGGATGAAATCCTTGTCGCCCACGACGAGCTTGATTTACCGCCGGGGGTGGCGAAATTCAAACTTGGCGGCGGCCACGGCGGTCATAACGGCCTGAAAGACATTATCAGCAAGCTGGGCAATAACCCGAACTTTCATCGCTTACGCGTGGGAATTGGCCATCCGGGCGATAAAAATAAAGTTGTCGGTTTTGTACTGGGCAAACCACCCGCCAGTGAACAGAAGCTGATTGATGAAGCCATTGACGAAGCGGCACGCTGTACCGAAGTGTGGCTGAAGGATGGCCTGACCAAAGCGACCAACCGTCTACACGCTTTTAAAGCGCAATAACCGGTCGGCGTGCGGAATTTTTGTCACGCACCGTGTATAATAGGCGAAGCTATTTACTTTTCTGCAATCTGTTCGCTGTAACAGGTTGATTATCCAAAGATTAAGGTGATTTAAATCATGGGATTCAAATGCGGTATCGTCGGTTTGCCCAACGTCGGCAAATCCACCCTGTTCAATGCGCTCACCAAAGCGGGTATTGAAGCGGCCAACTTCCCCTTCTGTACCATTGAGCCGAACACCGGTGTCGTGCCGATGCCCGATCCGCGTCTGGACAAACTGGCTGAAATCGTCAAACCGCAGCGTATTCTGCCAACCACGATGGAATTCGTCGATATCGCCGGTCTGGTAAAAGGCGCGTCCAAAGGTGAAGGCCTGGGCAACCAGTTTCTGACCAACATCCGCGAAACCGAAGCTATCGGTCACGTGGTGCGCTGTTTCGAAAACGACAACATTATCCACGTTAACAATAAAGTGGATCCGGCTGACGATATCGAGGTTATTAACACCGAGCTGGCGCTGTCCGATCTGGACACCTGCGAGCGCGCAATCCATCGCGTGCAGAAGAAAGCTAAAGGCGGCGATAAAGACGCTAAAGCCGAGCTGGCGGCGCTGGAAAAATGCCTGCCGCAGCTGGAAAATGCCGGCATGCTGCGTGCGCTGAAAAACCTGACCGACGAAGATAAAGCAGCAATTAAATACCTGAGCTTCCTGACGCTGAAGCCGACCATGTACATCGCCAACGTTAACGAAGACGGCTTTGAGAACAACCCGTATCTTGATAAAGTCCGCGAAATCGCCGCAGCCGAAGGTTCGGTCGTGGTCGCCGTTTGCGCCGCCGTTGAGTCCGATATCGCCGAGCTGGACGATGCTGACCGCGACGAGTTTATGGCCGAGCTGGGTCTCGAAGAGCCGGGCCTGAACCGCGTTATCCGCGCCGGCTACGAACTGCTGAACCTGCAGACCTATTTCACCGCCGGGGTGAAAGAAGTTCGCGCATGGACGATCCCCGTTGGCGCCACTGCCCCGCAGGCCGCAGGTAAAATCCACACCGACTTTGAAAAAGGCTTCATCCGCGCACAGACTATCTCCTACGAAGACTTTATTACCTATAAAGGCGAACAGGGTGCCAAAGAAGCCGGGAAAATGCGTGCGGAAGGAAAAGATTACATCGTGAAAGATGGCGATGTGATGAACTTCCTGTTCAACGTCTAAATAATATCTGTTGCCTCATGAGGTTTCATTAGATCTCACGATAATCAAAAAACTCCATAAAATCCATGCAATTGCATGGATTTTTATTTTCACAAGACCTCAACTAATCTCAATACAGCTCAGTCAAAAATGAGTACAGGAGTGAGTATAAAATACTTTTATCTTCTCTCAGGGTGAGTACAATAACGGTATAATAATTATACAGGGACAACGTTATGCTCACAGACACCCAGTGCCGTACTGCAAAGCCCAAAGAAAAGCTTTATCGCCTCAATGACACTAACGGCCTCTATCTGGAAGTTAAGCCCAACGGCAAGAAAGCCTGGCGTTATCGTTTCAAAATCAATGGAAAATCCAGCATGTTTGCTCTGGGTGAGTATCCGCTCGTTAAACTGGTTGAAGCGCGTGAGAAATGTAAGCAGGCTCGCAAACTCGTCAGTGAAGGCATCAATCCCGCTCAGGCACGCCAGCTCGATAAGATCCGTAAAACCAATGAAGCCGCCAATACTTTTGAGGTCATCGCAAGAGAGTGGTTACAGATGAAGGATTGGGCTGAAATTACTAAAACACGCCGCCTTGATATGCTGGAGCGCGTTGTCTTCCCCGCTATCGGAAAGCTTCCTGTCAAAGAAATAACGCCACACCACATTTTGAGTATTCTGCAAAACACAGCTAAGCGTGGAGCACCTACCGTTGCTGCTGAAGCCAGACGCACCATTTCTGCCATCTTTGAGCTTGCCGTAGCTACACTACGCGCAGATAGCGATCCCGTTTGGCCTGTACGTAAGGCGTTACCCGCTAATAAAACTCAGCACAAGCCAGCCCTGACACCAAAGCAAATCGGTAAGTTATTAAGCAGCTTTGACAACACTCGATGCACTTATCAGGTAAATTATTGCATGTGGCTAATGTGGTGGACGCTGGCTCGCCCTGCAGAAGTTGCGGAAGCCGAGTGGGTTGAATTTGATCTAGAAAAAGCGCTATGGATTATTCCAGCAGAAAGAATGAAAGCTCGCCGCGACCACACCATTCCCCTACCCCGTCAGGCCGTAGAAATGCTCACCGCGCTCAAAGGAATAACGGGAAATCGTAAACACT is a window from the Klebsiella oxytoca genome containing:
- the sirB1 gene encoding invasion regulator SirB1, which gives rise to MRSLADFEFNKAPLCDGMVLISELIRDDFPTHYVQDELERLLGLAQEEIASSWDQERQIERLLELFYNDWGFSDSRGVYRLSDVLWLDKVLNNRQGSAVSLGAILLWIAQRLSLPLVPVIFPTQMLLRADPEESEEMWLINPFNGETLNEHTLEVWLKGNISPVAELFNEDLDEADNAEVIRKLLDTLKSALMEERQMELALRTSEALLQFNPEDPYEIRDRGLIYAQLDCDHVALQDLSYFVEQCPEDPISEMIRAQINTISHKQITLH
- the sirB2 gene encoding invasion regulator SirB2, whose product is MNLFSAVLYLHIACVVVSVSLFVLRYWWSWSGHRLFHQRWVRIVPHCSDTLLFLSGAGLMALTHSLPFTEEGTWLTEKLFGVIIYIALGFIALGRRRSRSQQSRFVAFLLALVVLFIIIQLAITRIPLLG
- the prmC gene encoding peptide chain release factor N(5)-glutamine methyltransferase yields the protein MTFQQWLTQAIARLSQSESPRRDAEILLGHVTGKARTFIFAFGETTLTAEQAAELETLLSRRARGEPVAHLVGQREFWSLPLFVSPATLIPRPDTECLVEQTLARLPDKPCRLLDLGTGTGAIALALASERPDCHVTAVDFMPDAVALAARNVEHLAIENVTVQQSHWFSSLAGQQFDFIVSNPPYIDAADPHLAQGDVRFEPKTALVAADGGLADLAHIIREGRRFLTSGGFVLLEHGWTQGEAVREIFREAGYRNIATCRDYGDNERLTLGQYQGGA
- the prfA gene encoding peptide chain release factor 1; amino-acid sequence: MKPSIVAKLEALYERHEEVQALLGDAATIADQDKFRALSREYAQLSDVARCYTDWRQLQDDIEAAQMMLDDPEMREMAQEELLEAKEKGEQMEQQLQVLLLPKDPDDERNAFVEVRAGTGGDEAALFAGDLFRMYSRYAESRRWRVEIMSASEGEHGGFKEVIAKISGDGVYGRLKFESGGHRVQRVPATESQGRIHTSACTVAVMPELPEAEMPDINPADLRIDTFRSSGAGGQHVNTTDSAIRITHLPTGIVVECQDERSQHKNKAKALSVLGARIRAAEVSRRQQAEASERRNLLGSGDRSDRNRTYNYPQGRVTDHRINLTLYRLDEAMEGKLDMLIEPIVQEYQADQLAALSEQE
- the hemA gene encoding glutamyl-tRNA reductase — its product is MTLLALGINHKTAPVALRERVTFSPDTLDQALESLLAQPMVQGGVVLSTCNRTELYLSVEEQDNLQEVLIRWLCDYHGLNEEDLRNSLYWHQDNDAVSHLMRVASGLDSLVLGEPQILGQVKKAFADSSRGHLHVSELERMFQKSFSVAKRVRTETDIGASAVSVAFAACTLARQIFESLSSVTVLLVGAGETIELVARHLREHKVRKMVIANRTRERAQALADEVGAEVIALSDIDERLKEADIIISSTASPLPIIGKGMVERALKARRNQPMLLVDIAVPRDVEPEVGKLANAYLYSVDDLQNIIQHNLAQRKAAAVQAETIVEQETSEFMAWLRAQSASETIREYRSQAEQVREELTAKALAALNQGGDAQEIMQDLARKLTNRLIHSPTKSLQQAARDGDDERLHILRNSLGLE
- the lolB gene encoding lipoprotein insertase outer membrane protein LolB, which gives rise to MNRLFRLLPLASLVLTACTINAPKGPGKSPDSPQWRQHQQDVRNLNQFQTRGAFAYLSDEQKVYARFFWQQTGQDRYRLLLTNPLGSTELSLTAQPGSVQLIDNKGKTYTATDAEEMIGRLTGMPIPLNSLRQWIIGLPGDATDYSLDDQYRLRELNYAQNGKTWHVTYGGYTSDTKPSLPANMELNDGSQRIKLKMDNWIVK
- the ispE gene encoding 4-(cytidine 5'-diphospho)-2-C-methyl-D-erythritol kinase — translated: MTRWPSPAKLNLFLYITGQRADGYHTLQTLFQFLDYGDTLTIEPRGDGQLRLLTPVDGVPDEENLIIRAARLLMQAAEKAGTLPVGSGADISIDKILPMGGGLGGGSSNAATVLVALNHIWGCHLSEDELAALGLQLGADVPVFVRGHAAFAEGVGEILTPAEPEEKWYLVAHPGVSIPTPIIFRDPELPRNTPSRSINTLLKCKFGNDCEVIARKRFREVDAALSWLLEYAPSRLTGTGACVFAEFDTESAARQVLEKAPAWLHGFVARGVNISPLKQALR
- the prs gene encoding ribose-phosphate diphosphokinase; amino-acid sequence: MPDMKLFAGNATPELAQRIANRLYTSLGDAAVGRFSDGEVSVQINENVRGGDIFIIQSTCAPTNDNLMELVVMVDALRRASAGRITAVIPYFGYARQDRRVRSARVPITAKVVADFLSSVGVDRVLTVDLHAEQIQGFFDVPVDNVFGSPILLEDMLQLNLDNPIVVSPDIGGVVRARAIAKLLNDTDMAIIDKRRPRANVSQVMHIIGDVAGRDCVMVDDMIDTGGTLCKAAEALKERGAKRVFAYATHPIFSGNAIQNIKNSVIDEFVVCDTIPLTPEIRALEKVRTLTLSGMLAEAIRRISNEESISAMFEH